The Takifugu rubripes chromosome 3, fTakRub1.2, whole genome shotgun sequence genome contains a region encoding:
- the LOC101075343 gene encoding phosphatidylinositol 4,5-bisphosphate 3-kinase catalytic subunit gamma isoform isoform X2, whose translation MSAMFTQSRTEKNLKFICQFHTSNWDTLSVILPSQCSVHQLRLCISMQAQEQNCHPDPLSILDPEKYTLLYTKSEDWYEVYDDHQVIRTLDVPWTREDTGILSAQIVVKPAAVESAERKMQEQCLNYLIGYNLDNEASDRLDELTFTRRKLTSPRRQELKNRNDKLYTTEPWITSSPVPNDCQDQIKRNHPITLHYMDKISFSIDVNLSACPKVLLQYFAKVMADQGLEYDTDNDLVLKVFGREEFISGDYALSSFLWLRHCLKTNQDIHLSVVSVSQLEEETVKFVDWPLIEDSSNQFSSHHNLCLERDHLDIVMISLWDCHRYLRVKLLGFDIPKLPDKCPQTIYVKASVLFGSKVLSSVCSSPKAFAEEVLWNEWLEFDVLLQDLQRGTKLGFTINEIPPVGKDMVPEQNKGKEKLLYFVNLNIIDHRSLLTQGPNTLHMWSYLNVEEGAITYQADKLSTATNPDKAESVAITFLLDSYSFPVVLPDSLPLSNNSEPPSSATAQSKSRTISLSQSQSSPTIAPPVISSTFSHMNPVEAPLRNYAPPGFLSPELNLNRDCLKRFREESILYCSVLPHYLSTLDWMNRKIVQDVHWLLGNCNPEELDVIVALELLGIDFPDMMVRRLAVQRLESLSNDDVLKYLLQLVQTLKVEPYHDSFLARYLVRRALRSKRVGHFFFWYTRSEVTGCPYFRQRMAVILEAYLLGCGQAMLDSFIQQVKAVEVLHKVAKTTKSLFPDKTDLPISAPLRLQELLRNSQLPHEFLLPFDPRVKAGRILLDKCKVMASKKKPLWLEFCPMPSPITAAPVGIIFKEGDDLRQDMLVIQTLMVMDSIWQERSLDLNLVPYGCISTGHNIGMIEIVRNAVTIAAIQRSVGGTTGAFRNDALYEWLRSKGPPEEIDTCTRAYLSLRSHSQLLITLFSLMLLTGIPELSTSEDMRYLRKALQEEQSETEAKEHFLQQIAECEKMGWTVQANWWIHMLAGIK comes from the exons TATGAAGTCTATGATGACCACCAGGTTATCAGGACATTGGACGTTCCGTGGACACGTGAGGACACGGGGATTCTGTCAGCACAAATTGTGGTAAAACCAGCGGCCGTAGAGTCGGCAGAAAGAAAGATGCAGGAACAGTGTCTGAACTACCTGATTGGATACAACCTTGACAATGAGGCCTCAGACAGACTTGATGAGCTCACGTTCACTCGTCGAAAATTAACCTCTCCCAGAAGACAAGAGCTAAAGAATCGGAACGACAAGTTATACACCACAGAGCCATGGATAACATCTTCCCCTGTTCCAAATGACTGCCAGGACCAGATAAAAAGAAACCACCCAATAACTCTACATTACATGGACAAAATAAGCTTCAGTATAGACGTCAACCTCAGTGCATGTCCAAAGGTCCTGCTTCAGTACTTTGCAAAGGTCATGGCAGACCAGGGTCTTGAATATGATACTGATAATGATCTGGTTTTGAAAGTCTTTGGGAGGGAGGAGTTTATTTCAGGAGACTATGCTCTGAGCAGTTTTCTCTGGCTTCGGCATTGCTTGAAAACCAATCAAGACATCCACCTTTCAGTGGTGTCTGTGTCACAGCTCGAGGAGGAGACTGTCAAATTTGTGGACTGGCCCCTCATCGAAGACTCCAGCAATCAGTTCAGCTCTCATCATAATCTTTGCCTTGAGAGAGATCATTTGGATATTGTCATGATATCCTTATGGGACTGCCACAGATATCTCCGGGTCAAACTGCTTGGCTTTGACATCCCTAAACTTCCAGACAAATGCCCTCAGACCATTTATGTAAAAGCCTCAGTCCTCTTTGGTAGTAAGGTTCTCTCATCAGTTTGTTCTTCTCCCAAGGCTTTTGCAGAAGAAGTTCTTTGGAATGAGTGGCTCGAATTTGATGTCCTGCTACAGGATCTTCAACGTGGCACTAAACTCGGCTTCACTATAAATGAAATCCCCCCAGTGGGTAAAGACATGGTGCCAGAGCAAaataaagggaaagaaaaattGCTATATTTTGTCAACCTTAATATCATTGATCACAG GTCTCTTCTCACCCAGGGCCCTAATACCCTGCACATGTGGTCATACCTTAATGTGGAAGAGGGAGCAATCACCTACCAGGCAGACAAGTTGTCAACAGCCACTAACCCGGACAAGGCAGAATCTGTGGCTATTACCTTCCTTCTAGATAGTTACAGCTTTCCTGTTGTACTCCCTGACAGCCTTCCCCTTTCAAACAACTCTGAACCCCCATCCTCAGCCACTGCGCAGAGCAAATCTAGAACCATCTCATTGTCACAGTCACAGTCTTCACCCACTATTGCCCCACCTGTCATCAGCTCTACCTTTTCTCATATGAATCCTGTTGAAGCTCCTCTTAGAAACTATGCTCCTCCTGGATTCCTGTCTCCAGAACTCAACCTCAACAGAGACTGCCTCAAAAGGTTTCGGGAAGAGAGTATCCTCTATTGCTCGGTTTTACCCCACTACCTTTCCACTCTTGATTGGATGAACCGCAAAATAGTTCAAGATGTACATTGGTTATTGGGAAACTGTAATCCTGAGGAATTAGATGTTATAGTTGCGCTGGAGCTGCTTGGCATTGACTTTCCTGACATGATGGTACGGAGACTAGCCGTCCAGAGGTTGGAGAGCCTATCAAATGATGATGTGCTGAAGTATTTGCTgcagctggtacag ACCCTAAAAGTGGAGCCCTACCATGACAGTTTCCTCGCTCGTTACCTCGTCCGAAGAGCTCTGAGG AGCAAGAGAGTTGGACATTTTTTCTTCTGGTACACTCGCAGTGAGGTCACGGGATGTCCATACTTTCGACAGCGCATGGCAGTGATTCTGGAGGCCTACCTTCTGGGCTGTGGCCAGGCCATGCTTGACAGTTTCATCCAGCAGGTCAAAGCTGTTGAGGTTTTGCACAAGGTggctaaaacaacaaaaagtctTTTTCCAGACAAGACTGACCTTCCCATTTCAG CTCCTCTCAGACTGCAAGAACTTCTTAGAAACAGTCAACTTCCACATGAATTCCTGTTGCCGTTTGACCCTCGAGTCAAAGCTGGAAGAATCTTG CTGGACAAATGCAAAGTAATGGCTTCCAAGAAGAAACCATTGTGGCTGGAGTTCTGTCCTATGCCCTCACCCATCACTGCTGCCCCTGTTGGAATAATCTTCAAAGAAGGGGATGACCTCAGACAGGACATGCTTGTCATACAG ACACTGATGGTGATGGACTCGATTTGGCAAGAGAGATCTCTTGATCTTAATCTTGTCCCTTATGGCTGCATCTCCACTGGACACAATATAG gTATGATTGAAATAGTGAGGAATGCAGTAACCATTGCTGCAATCCAGAGGAGTGTTGGGGGAACGACAGGAGCCTTCAGAAATGATGCTTTGTACGAGTGGCTCAGGTCCAAAGGTCCGCCTGAAGAAATA GATACTTGCACCAGAGCATACCTGTCCCTACGCTCACACTCTCAGCTGCTCATCACTCTTTTCTCCCTTATGCTCTTGACCGGAATCCCAGAGCTTAGCACCTCAGAAGATATGCGCTATCTGCGGAAAGCactgcaggaggaacagagtGAAACAGAAGCTAAAGAACACTTCCTTCAACAAATTGCTGAATGTGAGAAGATGGGTTGGACTGTACAGGCCAACTGGTGGATCCACATGCTTGCAGGCATCAAGTAG
- the LOC101075343 gene encoding phosphatidylinositol 4,5-bisphosphate 3-kinase catalytic subunit gamma isoform isoform X1, with protein sequence MSAMFTQSRTEKNLKFICQFHTSNWDTLSVILPSQCSVHQLRLCISMQAQEQNCHPDPLSILDPEKYTLLYTKSEDWYEVYDDHQVIRTLDVPWTREDTGILSAQIVVKPAAVESAERKMQEQCLNYLIGYNLDNEASDRLDELTFTRRKLTSPRRQELKNRNDKLYTTEPWITSSPVPNDCQDQIKRNHPITLHYMDKISFSIDVNLSACPKVLLQYFAKVMADQGLEYDTDNDLVLKVFGREEFISGDYALSSFLWLRHCLKTNQDIHLSVVSVSQLEEETVKFVDWPLIEDSSNQFSSHHNLCLERDHLDIVMISLWDCHRYLRVKLLGFDIPKLPDKCPQTIYVKASVLFGSKVLSSVCSSPKAFAEEVLWNEWLEFDVLLQDLQRGTKLGFTINEIPPVGKDMVPEQNKGKEKLLYFVNLNIIDHRSLLTQGPNTLHMWSYLNVEEGAITYQADKLSTATNPDKAESVAITFLLDSYSFPVVLPDSLPLSNNSEPPSSATAQSKSRTISLSQSQSSPTIAPPVISSTFSHMNPVEAPLRNYAPPGFLSPELNLNRDCLKRFREESILYCSVLPHYLSTLDWMNRKIVQDVHWLLGNCNPEELDVIVALELLGIDFPDMMVRRLAVQRLESLSNDDVLKYLLQLVQTLKVEPYHDSFLARYLVRRALRSKRVGHFFFWYTRSEVTGCPYFRQRMAVILEAYLLGCGQAMLDSFIQQVKAVEVLHKVAKTTKSLFPDKTDLPISAPLRLQELLRNSQLPHEFLLPFDPRVKAGRILLDKCKVMASKKKPLWLEFCPMPSPITAAPVGIIFKEGDDLRQDMLVIQTLMVMDSIWQERSLDLNLVPYGCISTGHNIGMIEIVRNAVTIAAIQRSVGGTTGAFRNDALYEWLRSKGPPEEIHHTTVERFVKSCAGYCVATYVLGIGDRHNDNIMVTNDGNLFHIDFGHILGNTKHFLGMNREHVPFVLTPDFLYVMGGAKGRSSLWIQAFRDTCTRAYLSLRSHSQLLITLFSLMLLTGIPELSTSEDMRYLRKALQEEQSETEAKEHFLQQIAECEKMGWTVQANWWIHMLAGIK encoded by the exons TATGAAGTCTATGATGACCACCAGGTTATCAGGACATTGGACGTTCCGTGGACACGTGAGGACACGGGGATTCTGTCAGCACAAATTGTGGTAAAACCAGCGGCCGTAGAGTCGGCAGAAAGAAAGATGCAGGAACAGTGTCTGAACTACCTGATTGGATACAACCTTGACAATGAGGCCTCAGACAGACTTGATGAGCTCACGTTCACTCGTCGAAAATTAACCTCTCCCAGAAGACAAGAGCTAAAGAATCGGAACGACAAGTTATACACCACAGAGCCATGGATAACATCTTCCCCTGTTCCAAATGACTGCCAGGACCAGATAAAAAGAAACCACCCAATAACTCTACATTACATGGACAAAATAAGCTTCAGTATAGACGTCAACCTCAGTGCATGTCCAAAGGTCCTGCTTCAGTACTTTGCAAAGGTCATGGCAGACCAGGGTCTTGAATATGATACTGATAATGATCTGGTTTTGAAAGTCTTTGGGAGGGAGGAGTTTATTTCAGGAGACTATGCTCTGAGCAGTTTTCTCTGGCTTCGGCATTGCTTGAAAACCAATCAAGACATCCACCTTTCAGTGGTGTCTGTGTCACAGCTCGAGGAGGAGACTGTCAAATTTGTGGACTGGCCCCTCATCGAAGACTCCAGCAATCAGTTCAGCTCTCATCATAATCTTTGCCTTGAGAGAGATCATTTGGATATTGTCATGATATCCTTATGGGACTGCCACAGATATCTCCGGGTCAAACTGCTTGGCTTTGACATCCCTAAACTTCCAGACAAATGCCCTCAGACCATTTATGTAAAAGCCTCAGTCCTCTTTGGTAGTAAGGTTCTCTCATCAGTTTGTTCTTCTCCCAAGGCTTTTGCAGAAGAAGTTCTTTGGAATGAGTGGCTCGAATTTGATGTCCTGCTACAGGATCTTCAACGTGGCACTAAACTCGGCTTCACTATAAATGAAATCCCCCCAGTGGGTAAAGACATGGTGCCAGAGCAAaataaagggaaagaaaaattGCTATATTTTGTCAACCTTAATATCATTGATCACAG GTCTCTTCTCACCCAGGGCCCTAATACCCTGCACATGTGGTCATACCTTAATGTGGAAGAGGGAGCAATCACCTACCAGGCAGACAAGTTGTCAACAGCCACTAACCCGGACAAGGCAGAATCTGTGGCTATTACCTTCCTTCTAGATAGTTACAGCTTTCCTGTTGTACTCCCTGACAGCCTTCCCCTTTCAAACAACTCTGAACCCCCATCCTCAGCCACTGCGCAGAGCAAATCTAGAACCATCTCATTGTCACAGTCACAGTCTTCACCCACTATTGCCCCACCTGTCATCAGCTCTACCTTTTCTCATATGAATCCTGTTGAAGCTCCTCTTAGAAACTATGCTCCTCCTGGATTCCTGTCTCCAGAACTCAACCTCAACAGAGACTGCCTCAAAAGGTTTCGGGAAGAGAGTATCCTCTATTGCTCGGTTTTACCCCACTACCTTTCCACTCTTGATTGGATGAACCGCAAAATAGTTCAAGATGTACATTGGTTATTGGGAAACTGTAATCCTGAGGAATTAGATGTTATAGTTGCGCTGGAGCTGCTTGGCATTGACTTTCCTGACATGATGGTACGGAGACTAGCCGTCCAGAGGTTGGAGAGCCTATCAAATGATGATGTGCTGAAGTATTTGCTgcagctggtacag ACCCTAAAAGTGGAGCCCTACCATGACAGTTTCCTCGCTCGTTACCTCGTCCGAAGAGCTCTGAGG AGCAAGAGAGTTGGACATTTTTTCTTCTGGTACACTCGCAGTGAGGTCACGGGATGTCCATACTTTCGACAGCGCATGGCAGTGATTCTGGAGGCCTACCTTCTGGGCTGTGGCCAGGCCATGCTTGACAGTTTCATCCAGCAGGTCAAAGCTGTTGAGGTTTTGCACAAGGTggctaaaacaacaaaaagtctTTTTCCAGACAAGACTGACCTTCCCATTTCAG CTCCTCTCAGACTGCAAGAACTTCTTAGAAACAGTCAACTTCCACATGAATTCCTGTTGCCGTTTGACCCTCGAGTCAAAGCTGGAAGAATCTTG CTGGACAAATGCAAAGTAATGGCTTCCAAGAAGAAACCATTGTGGCTGGAGTTCTGTCCTATGCCCTCACCCATCACTGCTGCCCCTGTTGGAATAATCTTCAAAGAAGGGGATGACCTCAGACAGGACATGCTTGTCATACAG ACACTGATGGTGATGGACTCGATTTGGCAAGAGAGATCTCTTGATCTTAATCTTGTCCCTTATGGCTGCATCTCCACTGGACACAATATAG gTATGATTGAAATAGTGAGGAATGCAGTAACCATTGCTGCAATCCAGAGGAGTGTTGGGGGAACGACAGGAGCCTTCAGAAATGATGCTTTGTACGAGTGGCTCAGGTCCAAAGGTCCGCCTGAAGAAATA CACCACACAACTGTGGAGAGATTTGTCAAGTCCTGTGCTGGTTACTGTGTGGCCACATATGTGCTGGGAATAGGAGATCGGCATAATGACAACATCATGGTCACAAATGATG GGAACCTGTTCCACATTGACTTTGGGCACATCCTGGGCAACACAAAGCACTTTTTGGGCATGAACAGAGAGCATGTACCGTTTGTCCTTACCCCTGACTTCCTGTATGTCATGGGCGGAGCCAAAGGACGCAGCAGCCTTTGGATCCAGGCATTCAGG GATACTTGCACCAGAGCATACCTGTCCCTACGCTCACACTCTCAGCTGCTCATCACTCTTTTCTCCCTTATGCTCTTGACCGGAATCCCAGAGCTTAGCACCTCAGAAGATATGCGCTATCTGCGGAAAGCactgcaggaggaacagagtGAAACAGAAGCTAAAGAACACTTCCTTCAACAAATTGCTGAATGTGAGAAGATGGGTTGGACTGTACAGGCCAACTGGTGGATCCACATGCTTGCAGGCATCAAGTAG
- the LOC101075343 gene encoding phosphatidylinositol 4,5-bisphosphate 3-kinase catalytic subunit gamma isoform isoform X3 — translation MSAMFTQSRTEKNLKFICQFHTSNWDTLSVILPSQCSVHQLRLCISMQAQEQNCHPDPLSILDPEKYTLLYTKSEDWYEVYDDHQVIRTLDVPWTREDTGILSAQIVVKPAAVESAERKMQEQCLNYLIGYNLDNEASDRLDELTFTRRKLTSPRRQELKNRNDKLYTTEPWITSSPVPNDCQDQIKRNHPITLHYMDKISFSIDVNLSACPKVLLQYFAKVMADQGLEYDTDNDLVLKVFGREEFISGDYALSSFLWLRHCLKTNQDIHLSVVSVSQLEEETVKFVDWPLIEDSSNQFSSHHNLCLERDHLDIVMISLWDCHRYLRVKLLGFDIPKLPDKCPQTIYVKASVLFGSKVLSSVCSSPKAFAEEVLWNEWLEFDVLLQDLQRGTKLGFTINEIPPVGKDMVPEQNKGKEKLLYFVNLNIIDHRSLLTQGPNTLHMWSYLNVEEGAITYQADKLSTATNPDKAESVAITFLLDSYSFPVVLPDSLPLSNNSEPPSSATAQSKSRTISLSQSQSSPTIAPPVISSTFSHMNPVEAPLRNYAPPGFLSPELNLNRDCLKRFREESILYCSVLPHYLSTLDWMNRKIVQDVHWLLGNCNPEELDVIVALELLGIDFPDMMVRRLAVQRLESLSNDDVLKYLLQLVQTLKVEPYHDSFLARYLVRRALRSKRVGHFFFWYTRSEVTGCPYFRQRMAVILEAYLLGCGQAMLDSFIQQVKAVEVLHKVAKTTKSLFPDKTDLPISAPLRLQELLRNSQLPHEFLLPFDPRVKAGRILLDKCKVMASKKKPLWLEFCPMPSPITAAPVGIIFKEGDDLRQDMLVIQTLMVMDSIWQERSLDLNLVPYGCISTGHNIGMIEIVRNAVTIAAIQRSVGGTTGAFRNDALYEWLRSKGPPEEIVS, via the exons TATGAAGTCTATGATGACCACCAGGTTATCAGGACATTGGACGTTCCGTGGACACGTGAGGACACGGGGATTCTGTCAGCACAAATTGTGGTAAAACCAGCGGCCGTAGAGTCGGCAGAAAGAAAGATGCAGGAACAGTGTCTGAACTACCTGATTGGATACAACCTTGACAATGAGGCCTCAGACAGACTTGATGAGCTCACGTTCACTCGTCGAAAATTAACCTCTCCCAGAAGACAAGAGCTAAAGAATCGGAACGACAAGTTATACACCACAGAGCCATGGATAACATCTTCCCCTGTTCCAAATGACTGCCAGGACCAGATAAAAAGAAACCACCCAATAACTCTACATTACATGGACAAAATAAGCTTCAGTATAGACGTCAACCTCAGTGCATGTCCAAAGGTCCTGCTTCAGTACTTTGCAAAGGTCATGGCAGACCAGGGTCTTGAATATGATACTGATAATGATCTGGTTTTGAAAGTCTTTGGGAGGGAGGAGTTTATTTCAGGAGACTATGCTCTGAGCAGTTTTCTCTGGCTTCGGCATTGCTTGAAAACCAATCAAGACATCCACCTTTCAGTGGTGTCTGTGTCACAGCTCGAGGAGGAGACTGTCAAATTTGTGGACTGGCCCCTCATCGAAGACTCCAGCAATCAGTTCAGCTCTCATCATAATCTTTGCCTTGAGAGAGATCATTTGGATATTGTCATGATATCCTTATGGGACTGCCACAGATATCTCCGGGTCAAACTGCTTGGCTTTGACATCCCTAAACTTCCAGACAAATGCCCTCAGACCATTTATGTAAAAGCCTCAGTCCTCTTTGGTAGTAAGGTTCTCTCATCAGTTTGTTCTTCTCCCAAGGCTTTTGCAGAAGAAGTTCTTTGGAATGAGTGGCTCGAATTTGATGTCCTGCTACAGGATCTTCAACGTGGCACTAAACTCGGCTTCACTATAAATGAAATCCCCCCAGTGGGTAAAGACATGGTGCCAGAGCAAaataaagggaaagaaaaattGCTATATTTTGTCAACCTTAATATCATTGATCACAG GTCTCTTCTCACCCAGGGCCCTAATACCCTGCACATGTGGTCATACCTTAATGTGGAAGAGGGAGCAATCACCTACCAGGCAGACAAGTTGTCAACAGCCACTAACCCGGACAAGGCAGAATCTGTGGCTATTACCTTCCTTCTAGATAGTTACAGCTTTCCTGTTGTACTCCCTGACAGCCTTCCCCTTTCAAACAACTCTGAACCCCCATCCTCAGCCACTGCGCAGAGCAAATCTAGAACCATCTCATTGTCACAGTCACAGTCTTCACCCACTATTGCCCCACCTGTCATCAGCTCTACCTTTTCTCATATGAATCCTGTTGAAGCTCCTCTTAGAAACTATGCTCCTCCTGGATTCCTGTCTCCAGAACTCAACCTCAACAGAGACTGCCTCAAAAGGTTTCGGGAAGAGAGTATCCTCTATTGCTCGGTTTTACCCCACTACCTTTCCACTCTTGATTGGATGAACCGCAAAATAGTTCAAGATGTACATTGGTTATTGGGAAACTGTAATCCTGAGGAATTAGATGTTATAGTTGCGCTGGAGCTGCTTGGCATTGACTTTCCTGACATGATGGTACGGAGACTAGCCGTCCAGAGGTTGGAGAGCCTATCAAATGATGATGTGCTGAAGTATTTGCTgcagctggtacag ACCCTAAAAGTGGAGCCCTACCATGACAGTTTCCTCGCTCGTTACCTCGTCCGAAGAGCTCTGAGG AGCAAGAGAGTTGGACATTTTTTCTTCTGGTACACTCGCAGTGAGGTCACGGGATGTCCATACTTTCGACAGCGCATGGCAGTGATTCTGGAGGCCTACCTTCTGGGCTGTGGCCAGGCCATGCTTGACAGTTTCATCCAGCAGGTCAAAGCTGTTGAGGTTTTGCACAAGGTggctaaaacaacaaaaagtctTTTTCCAGACAAGACTGACCTTCCCATTTCAG CTCCTCTCAGACTGCAAGAACTTCTTAGAAACAGTCAACTTCCACATGAATTCCTGTTGCCGTTTGACCCTCGAGTCAAAGCTGGAAGAATCTTG CTGGACAAATGCAAAGTAATGGCTTCCAAGAAGAAACCATTGTGGCTGGAGTTCTGTCCTATGCCCTCACCCATCACTGCTGCCCCTGTTGGAATAATCTTCAAAGAAGGGGATGACCTCAGACAGGACATGCTTGTCATACAG ACACTGATGGTGATGGACTCGATTTGGCAAGAGAGATCTCTTGATCTTAATCTTGTCCCTTATGGCTGCATCTCCACTGGACACAATATAG gTATGATTGAAATAGTGAGGAATGCAGTAACCATTGCTGCAATCCAGAGGAGTGTTGGGGGAACGACAGGAGCCTTCAGAAATGATGCTTTGTACGAGTGGCTCAGGTCCAAAGGTCCGCCTGAAGAAATAGTGAGTTGA